From a single Labrenzia sp. PHM005 genomic region:
- the guaD gene encoding guanine deaminase encodes MHSDRLMLRGRLLTFNSEPQSAEDTSSYDYIEDGALLVENGHIVARGEFSDLIVDATGVEIVDHRPHLIMAGFIDTHIHFPQVQVIASWGAQLLDWLNTYTFPEETRFANEGHAASMACRFFDLLTNHGTTTSVAYCSVHKGSANAYFEEAEQRNMRVIGGKVLMDRNAPDGLRDTPKSGYDDTKELIAKWHGKGRASYAITPRFAITSTPEQMEMAGALAAEHSDCFVQTHLSENKNEIAYTLELYPWARDYLDVYQNYGLLSDKMLLGHSIHLEPREIAVMAETGSRPVFCPTSNLFLGSGLFNEEKMRENGIVSGIATDIGAGTSYSMLQTLNEGYKILQLQDQKLHPLRAFHWMTRGNAVALGLEDKIGTLDVGTEADIVVLNSRATDAMALRMERASTLSEELFILQMLGDDRSVEEVYVAGQAQKSGRRCTDTRQQEKVLELA; translated from the coding sequence ATGCACTCTGACCGTTTGATGCTCCGTGGCCGCCTTCTGACCTTTAATTCAGAGCCTCAAAGCGCGGAGGACACGTCCTCCTATGATTACATCGAGGATGGGGCGCTCCTTGTTGAAAACGGGCATATCGTTGCCCGCGGCGAATTCAGCGATCTGATTGTAGATGCGACGGGAGTCGAAATCGTCGATCACCGGCCGCATCTTATCATGGCCGGGTTCATCGATACGCACATTCATTTTCCCCAAGTGCAGGTGATTGCGTCTTGGGGCGCGCAGCTTCTCGATTGGCTGAACACCTACACTTTCCCGGAAGAAACCCGTTTTGCCAACGAAGGCCACGCCGCTTCTATGGCCTGCCGGTTCTTTGATCTCCTGACAAATCATGGCACTACCACCTCGGTTGCTTATTGTTCGGTCCATAAGGGCTCGGCAAATGCTTATTTTGAAGAGGCCGAACAGCGCAATATGCGGGTGATCGGCGGCAAGGTTCTGATGGACCGCAACGCTCCGGACGGCCTGCGAGACACCCCAAAAAGCGGCTATGACGACACCAAGGAATTGATTGCCAAGTGGCACGGTAAAGGCCGGGCGAGTTATGCAATCACACCGCGGTTTGCAATCACGTCAACGCCGGAGCAAATGGAAATGGCGGGGGCTTTGGCCGCTGAGCATTCGGACTGTTTCGTGCAGACGCATTTGTCTGAAAACAAGAACGAGATTGCTTACACCCTGGAGCTTTATCCCTGGGCGCGCGATTATCTCGATGTCTACCAGAACTATGGCCTTTTGAGTGATAAGATGCTGCTCGGCCACTCGATCCATCTGGAACCTCGGGAAATTGCCGTGATGGCTGAAACCGGCTCCCGGCCTGTGTTCTGTCCGACCTCAAACCTGTTCCTGGGCAGCGGCCTCTTCAACGAAGAGAAGATGCGTGAGAATGGGATTGTCAGTGGCATTGCGACCGATATTGGTGCCGGAACCAGCTACTCCATGCTGCAAACGCTGAACGAGGGATACAAGATCCTGCAGCTTCAGGACCAGAAGCTTCATCCGCTGCGCGCGTTCCACTGGATGACCCGTGGCAATGCGGTGGCGCTTGGCCTGGAAGACAAAATTGGCACGCTCGACGTGGGAACAGAGGCTGATATCGTTGTTCTGAATTCCAGGGCAACGGATGCCATGGCGCTCAGGATGGAGCGGGCATCTACATTGTCTGAAGAACTCTTTATCCTGCAGATGCTCGGCGACGACCGCTCAGTTGAGGAGGTTTATGTCGCTGGCCAAGCCCAAAAATCCGGCCGCCGCTGTACTGATACGCGGCAACAGGAGAAGGTGCTTGAACTCGCTTAG